A single Branchiostoma floridae strain S238N-H82 chromosome 11, Bfl_VNyyK, whole genome shotgun sequence DNA region contains:
- the LOC118425258 gene encoding elongin-B-like has product MDVFLWIRRHKSSIFTDAKESTTVFELKKIIEGIMKKPPEDQRLYKDDVILEDNKTLGDCGFTSQSAKAQSPATVGLAFRQDDGEFENLFVAPLSTPPELPDVMKPQEQPGTQDQNVQ; this is encoded by the exons ATG gatgtgtttctgtggatcCGGCGTCACAAGTCATCCATATTCACGGATGCCAAGGAGTCCACCACAGTGTTTGAACTTAAGAAGATAATCGAGGGCATCATGAAGAAGCCCCCAGAGGACCAGCGGCTGTACAAGGATGATGTAATCCTGGAGGACAACAAGACGCTGGGGGACTGCGGCTTCACTAGTCAGTCAGCAAAGGCTCAGTCACCTGCTACAGTGGGACTGGCCTTCCGGCAAGATG ATGGAGAGTTTGAGAATTTGTTTGTAGCACCCCTGTCAACTCCTCCAGAGCTGCCCGACGTCATGAAGCCTCAAGAGCAACCAGGCACACAAGACCAGAACGTGCAGTGA